Within the Drosophila melanogaster chromosome 3R genome, the region TAAATAGGGCCTTTCCTAAAAATTCCAATTAACTTCGTTGATATCTACTTCCTACTAGTCCTACTTAAAcgtttgtttttaaatgtttaatccAATGGTATCAAGTAATCCTTTTATCAAATATAAGACATGTGTACATTTGGCTGAAGATTCTTCATTTTAGTAACATTGTTAATGACCACTTAGTTAAAAACCACTTATCATTCTGAAGTGAAGACGtatacaaacacacatagCCACACACTGCCCagttattttgaaaaaatatggaaaaatgtCATAGACATTTTTGGCAAAGCTGCCACAATAGTCTGTATGATTGACAACGATTTCCAATTGAGCACGGAGAATTGTATTATTGTCAGAATGTTGGGTAAATTTTGCCTGCTTGCAGGGCCAATCAGTCAATTTGCTAACAGTTGATTTAACTAACCATGAATCTCCGTCCCAGGTATCGCGCCGTCTCCGTGAACACTTCCGATACGCCAGTGCCGCGGGAGAGCAAGTCAAAGAAGCAGCCACAGTATGTGCCCACGATGCCGAACTCCAGCCACCTGGACGCAGTGCCACAGGCCACGCCAATCAACCGAAACCGAGTGCACACGAAGAAGGTTCGCACATTCCCGATGTGTTTCGACGACACGGATCCCACGGCTAGCCTGGAGAATGCGGCGCAGAAGGAGTGCCTGGTGCCCATTCGACTGGACATGGAGCTAGAGGGTCAAAAGCTGCGCGACACCTTCACGTGGAACAAGAACGAGAGCATGATTACTCCGGAGCAGTTTGCCGAGGTGCTGTGCGACGACCTGGACCTCAATCCCCTGCCCTTTGTGCCGGCTATTGCACAGGCCATCCGACAGCAGATCGAAGCCTTTCCCAACGATCCCCCCATCCTCGAGGAGACCTGCGACCAGCGGGTCATTGTTAAGCTGAACATTCACGTGGGCAACACCTCGCTCGTCGACCAGGTCGAGTGGGACATGTCCGAGAAGAACAACAACCCCGAGGAGTTTGCCATTAAACTCTGTGCGGAATTGGGATTGGGAGGAGAGTTTGTTACGGCCATTGCCTACAGCATTAGGGGTCAGCTATCGTGGCACTGTCGAACGTACGCCTTCAGCGAGGCCCCTCTATCAACGATTGATGTGCCCTTCCGGAATCCCAGCGACGCTGACGCATGGGCGCCATTCCTAGAGACGCTTACCGACGCCGAAATGGAGAAGAAAATCCGCGACCAGGACCGCAACACGCGCAGAATGCGACGACTGGCCAATACCACAACTGGTTGGTGATCTTCCGCCGATCCAGCAATGTGTCACTAATGTAATCCTCCTATTAAGTACCATTATGCATCCCAAATAAATGTGTGTCTGTCGATTTTAAAACCTATTGTCTTCTACGCGCTACTTCCAAAAAAAATAGTTCCAAACGATGTTACAAAATAAGCTGATACTCTTTACTGCTTACGCTAAACTCGAATCCTTATTCTACATTATCCAATACTAACTTTCTGCCGAATCGGGCTTGTCTTGGTCCTGATCGCCGTCGTAGAACTCGTTCTTAGCATCAACCAGCTTGTCCTCATCGGCTACGGATATTCGCACGTCGGGATCACTCGCCTCCTCCCGGTTGCTGCGCAGCTCCTCCAAGTCCACATCAGGCGGGGTCTGCACCATTTGGACGCTGGGCGAGTGCTGGCACATCTTAAGGTTTTCATACACATGCTTAACGATGAGTTCAAGATACTGCTTTGAGTTAGCATTATCTTGGCGTGAGTTAATCTCTGGATGGAGTGTAAAGTCGGGGGCGAAAAAGTCGTAATACTCGGTGGCGGGTAGGTCATTTTCAATGTCTTGGTCCACCAGCAGCGAGGTCTCGTGCGTCCAGCAGCGGGCCACGTTCCGTAAGGTGTAGCCACCGCCTCCGACCACCAATGTGGGTACGTTCAGTTCCTTCACAAATTTGACACACTCACCATGTCCCTTGGTGCTCAGGGAGAAGCAACCTAGTCGATCTCCAGCTAGTGAATCCGCGCCACACTGCAAAACGATAGCCGTGGGCCGGTAGAAGTCCATAATGGCAGAAATTATGGGTTTGAACACCTGAAAATAGCTCTGGTCATCAATGCCCTCCTTTAGCGGCACATTAACGCTGTAGTATCGTCCCGATTCGGCGCCTATCTCGTACATGTCTCCCGTGCCGGGAAAAAAGTAGTTTCCGTATTTGTGGAACGAAGCCGTCATCACTCGGTCCGTAAGGTAGAACGCCTCCTGCACCCCGTCGCCGTGGTGCACATCGATGTCGATGTAGAGCACCCGAGGATGGTACTTAAGCAGCTCCAGAATGCCGATGACGATGTCATTCACGTAGCAGAATCCGCTTGCCTCGAACTTCTTGGCGTGATGCAGTCCGCCCGACCAGTTTATGCATATGTCGCTGTGGTTGTGGTTCAGCTTCTGGGCTCCCTCCAGCGAGGCACCCGTGTACATTGCACAGAAGTCGAAGAGGCCATCGAACACGGGACAGTCCTCGCCTACGCTGAAGTGCGCCAGGTACTTCGTATAGGCCACGGCTTAAGAACAGAAAATTATCAGATTATTCTAAATGTTATTCCAATTGGGCGACTTCCTCTTCAACTCACAATTGCACTGAATGTTTTGTGGAGTCACCTGCTGTAAGTAGGCGATGTACTCGTCGCTGTGGAAGCGGAGCATGTCCTGCGCACTGGCCCTGCAAAGAATTCCGGATTAGTATAATTTACGCGGCACAGACACACCTCTCCGCCAACTCACTTGTACGGCCTGTAGATCTTCATTTTCTTGTGCAGTCCGTAGTTCATTACCAGGCTGTGAGTGACCGCCAGGCGTTGCGGCTTCATGGGATGCCCGGCTCCATAGTGGAAGTTGCCCACGTCCGCGTTGTAGAAGTACGACACCCTACGGTCCGTCATCGCGCCAACTTCTCAATTGGATCGGTTATTGCAGGGACGCCGTAGTCCCCTAGTTGTGGACCAAATCCTCGCCGGGCAGCAGGTACGTCTTCGCATACAGGACAATCAGCAGAACGGCCACGATGAAAAGGAGTCGCCGGGTTGTGTCGTATTCGCCCAACAGCATGCCGCTCCCGTGGTCACCTTTGGGTACCTTTGTTTAATCGTGAGATATCAATTTGCTAACTTATTGCCAATTGAAGACAACTTAAAGCGGCGTGCGCCGATAGTGTACTAAAAATGGACATAGCTAGTGATGTACAAACGCACAGTCACGTCACGAGAGCATCCCTATGGTGATGCTATAATTTTTGTTCTGCTCAATTCACAAGTCTCTCTGTGCatgtggttttattttatttttggtcgATGTAAGGAAGGCTAGATGTTGTAAAATATACGTGTGTcttttagttttcatttaggtttatttttaagcctaatgtattaaatgaaataaatacaCGAACGTAcgcttgccaaaaaaaaaacccgccAGATATGACCGAAAGCCGCCGGGCCGGCAGCACTGTCCAGTTAGTTTATCTtctattttgattttctaaTTCGACTCTGCTCGCGCTAATTTTCGTGATAGAGAATATTGGAATATTGGAATACGCGTATTGGAGTATTGGAATTGGAGAATGCAGTAATCAACAATAAAAGTCAGTGGACAAGGGAATGCAGAAAGTGTGTCAACTGGCTAAAAACGGCGAATCAGGAAGCGCTCCTTTGGGCAACCGATAAATCCGCCAGCCGAGCAAAATCGGAGCCAATTACGAAACCGCCATTGATTTTGGTTCCCATCAATATGTAAGTTGTGCCCCGGCTTCTGAATTAGTCCCCAAAAAACTTTGAGTCCGCGGAGGAAGCAGTACCCACCAGAAATCTGCGATGTTGACCCTGTATTACGTGAGTGCCACCGTCCTGCAGTCCTGGCGCATTCAAAAGGCGTGCTCCAAGATCGCCGAGCACCTCGCGCAGCCCTCGAGCATCGCCTTCTATACCCTCCAATCGGGCAGCGATGACGGATTCGGTAAGTGGCGGCGTCATTGGAAGGCGTTCACGCTTATATAGACTGCCTGCTTCCTCCACAGATCCCGCCCTGGCCAGCTCGGAGTTGTGCTGCAATCGGAACGCGGCCAAGGTCACGGACATCCTGTGGCTGCACGCCAACCAGCGGGGTTGCTGCCTGCGTCCGCTGCAAACGCTACACATCACGCCTTGGATCAGCTTTCCGCCGGCGCCCAGTCTGCTTCCCTTCTCCTATGCCGCCGACACGTTAACGCCGGCGTCCACGCCCACGGAGGCGGACGTCCCGCGCCAACAACGGGTTTCGCTCTCTGCCCAAGGGGAGGAGCGGATGCAGCTGCTCCTTGAGGCCGACATAGAGCCACTACAGCGGCCCAGCTCCGAGGACACATCAGCAGTACGGGTAAGTTAACCCGACGGCGTGTTGCGTTTTTTTTAATCTCCAAATCCATCAATAAAAAACAGTAAGGCTTAAGCAAATTCAAgttataaatgtttaattgcCACAATTCGGAGTCCACAAATACATGTTTATACATGTTTATTTGCAACAGAATAGTTCAAAGACTTCAGGATGTAGGAATAGCTTTTTAATGGACTTTTAACTACATAGTTTGGAATTCACCATTAAAGGGGGACTACGAATATTACTCCAAAGTATCTTAAGAATGCTACCGTAATTAAAGTTAGCCCACTTTGTATCATCATAATGAGAACAGATAGGGACAATCGACCTTCGGGTGACGCCGCAATGTGGACGGTGTTGCGTGCGGTAATCTTATTAAGATGTACATGGTTGAATCGATTAGAGCGCTGGcgtcatacatacatacatacgacTACACTAACTAGGGGTATCCTCTCGTGTGTCCTTTCTTCTTCTTGCATGTCGGCGGCCCATGAATCAGCTGGAAGATTACGGTAAGCTAATTGCTTGGAAAATAGATTCCCACCTGGCGGTGCTCATCGAAACAGACGTCGAGCACTTCACGAAACTTTTGATAACGACTTTCTTGagaaataatttatgcattaACGATCAGCTGCCACTTTTGCGGATTGAGTGTAAGCTGCACCTGAAATCGTTTTAAGAATTTGACTTCATCTTAAAAATCCCACTGATTTATTGTTTCTCCCTCCCAGCGGTGCAACGGGAAGGGGATCCGCAGCCCTTTGAGCTTCTGGCCAAGCATCTGAAGCGGCAATCCCGCATAAGCGTCGGTCTGGACAAGGATGGATGGAAGAAGCACATGGAGGACTTGCGTGCCGTAGGTGTGCTGGCGCACCAGGCCACCGAGTTCGAGTACCAGAGGAATCGCTCTGAGGGAAGAACGAAATCGGATCCCACCACACATGATCAACGCCCGACTTCGGAGCTTTTGGCCAAGGCTGTGGCCGTGGTGGAGCCCACCAACAAGGCATATCTGTCTCCGGCAAGGACGACAGAAGCCTCGCTCAAAGCCGAGGCCAAGGGAACGTCAACAAAACCTTTTCCGACTAAAAGCGATGCCAAACCCGCCACTCTTGCCAAGAGCGAGGGCACGCCAGCCACAAGCAAAGAGGACTCCAAGTTAACGCCAACTAAGGGTGCATTAAAGACAAGCGAACTAGAGAAACTAGCGGCTGTCCAGGcagcgcagcagcagaagaaagAGGCAGTCCAGGTCTCTCCCGTCAAGGCTGCTTTCTTAGCTAAACCACCTATGCTAAGTAAACATGATGAGCCTGATAAGGCATCAGATCAGCCAACGAAGCCCAGGAAATCCTTTGAGGCGGTAAAGCCGTTAAATTCTCCTCCGTCATCCAGAGCTGCTCCCTCGCGTCCTGTGCTGCAACGCAACAAGGATAGCCTGCAGGACGCAAAACCATTGAATGTTTTGGTCTACTCAGACAGCGCCAGTGCGCGGGAATCCACATTGGCCActctgcagcagctgctggagCGCAATGTGTACACGATCTATCCTCTGATGCCTCAGCAAGCGGCTCAAAAATACTGGACGGAACAGACTGCGTTGCTGGTCGTCTGCGGATCGGTGGCACACGGAATTGGGCAGATATTGGTGGACTACTTTCTGCAGGGCGGCAAGGTGTTAAGCCTGTGCTCGGATATACTGCACTTTGTACTCCCCAACTATCGCACAGCGGAGGTAGGACTCTGTTTTGTGGAAAATATACCCAAATTCGCCAACATCCATCCCGTGTTCTACAGGTTCGAGAGCACGAATTGGTTCAGTTCTCCTATGACAAGTGGCAGCGGGTCAAGATGATGCACCACATCTTTTGCTACCAACCGTCGCCGGTGAAGAAGCACTTCTCCACTGACAGCGAGGAGTCCACCAAGTCGCACTCTCGCAAACCGTAAGTAGCTATTGCTGCTCCCATCCAGACTGCCAGTGACCAAAACACATTGCTAACCTTGCCGATCTTCTTAATAGTGCCAATAACAAATAGCCCATTAACTGAGTATCAGTGTATTTGAAACCGAAATGTTGCATGTTTTATACACCCGAAAGCCCTATTCAAGTCGATTATTGCACAGCCGTCGGGTAAATTGTAAAAAAGAGGCCAAGTTATAACGCTTTACTTTTTAGACCCTTGCAGAAGGTATATATCTTCCAGTCAGAAGTTTTCAGGGCTTAAAGGGTTAAAAGGCACTTTCTTCATTCTTGATCAGTTTTACCAGCCAAGTCCGTCTGTTCATCCAGTTTTAAGGATTCTAGCCTCTCAGTTTTAAAGCTGTTTGCATGAAAAGACTTCCTCCTGAAATATGTAAGTAAGAAAAGGGAATAATCGGTCCTCTATTTCTTATAGCTTCCATAGGAAtaatcgaaaaataaatgaaataaaaatggaatatATAATTCccgttttaatttgtattatattttttcttgacatatacatatgtaatttCTGCAAGGGTATATGAACTTCGGCCTGCCGAAACCAACCTCCTGTCTTGTttcatttatgtatattattaCTTTTTCTGAATGGggcttgaaatgaaatgaattaatCCTAATTAATCGTTCTTATACTAAACCGATTCTAACCAATTCCaattctcattttatttctcAAATGTTTCATGCTCAAATTGGTCTCGTTTACTCTAAATATGGCttaatttctatttgattCGGTGTGCACTGTAATCCATCTATCTAAACTCCGTTTTCAATCCGCCTAACTAACTAACCTATCTATGTTTTCTGTAAGCTCTCTTAACTCTTGTTTTTTATCGATTGAATGTGCCATCCatgtaatttaattgtttaattgtgtTATAAACATTTGGCATTTCAAACCTTTTCACCATCCTGCTACGTTTACCTTCTAAATCCTTAAATTTCTGCGTGTGCTTCTATATGTGTGTGCTATCACTATTATAATCCATCCTACCAATAactaaaataacaacaaaccaaaaacaaacaaaaatcgaaaaaaaaacacaaatcaaaCCACGAAACGCTGCTCAGAGCTCTAGTATGTCCAAGGTCCATGGAACTGAAGGATCTGGCCGGTCACAGCCACAATTTGGATGTCCATGTGCTGGGAACCGAGGAAACCTGGAATACGCCCAGCTtgatgttggccaaaagcctGCAGAGCGGCGGAAAGGCCGTCTTCTCCCAAGTAAGTGATTGCTCATGTAAATATAACaaacatatattaaaaaaaaacattcctatgaaacaaaaaaaaaaacaggtgCACTTGGAAATGAATCCCAGCGAATTTGAATCCGATGAGACTAAGTACTCCATTCTAAAGCAAAACGAGCGAACTCGCCTCGAGATATTTGCGGATCTCCTGGGAAAGTACTTGGATGTGCAGGTCCGCGGTGGAGACGGTGTCGACCAGCCGCAGCCTGGAGTTGTCTACAAGCACGCATATTTCCTAGGTCGGCACGAGGTCAGTTCGTCTCTCCATTTGTTTTGGCATCAGAATCCAATATTCTAGCTCTTTTTGTTATTCAGGCCAAGTTTGAGCTTCTGGAGAAGCTACGTCTGCGCTGCAGCGGATCCGACAACGTGATAGCAACGCCGAACCTGACGATGAAGTTCTGTGGCAAGGACGATAAGCCTCCAGTGGCCAACAACAATGTCCTGCCCATACTCATACATTCCTGTCCGGATGACTTCTCCACCGTGGATTACTTCGATGTGAGCGCATTCTAATTCTAGTCTATAGCAGAATTAACCCAAATTCCTCTTATTTTAAAGAATCTTAAGACGGAACACATCGGACGACTGGTCATCTATGCACCGGTGGTCAGCAGCTCCATGCATCTCATAAACAACCTGGAGCTCATCCACGGCCTGGCTGTGCTCCCCGTGCAGCAGACGTCCGGAGTGGGTCGCAGAAATAATCAAGTTAGTACTCTAGAAGCATCCAGATTTAAGTTCTTGTTGAAATCATCGCTTTGTGCTTTCCAGTGGCTTAGTCCGCCGGGCTGTGCCATGTTCTCGCTGCAGCTGCACCTGACCATGGACAGCGCTTTGAGCTCTCGGCTGCCTCTGTTGCAGCACCTTGTTGGAACGGCGATTGTTAATTCGCTCCGCAGTCATGAAGAGTACGGGGTGAGTCAAGACTGTAAAGTTTTACCATTTAGTTGAATCTTAAGTTAAGATTGTTTCGATTATCTCCGCCTGTGGGACGATGGGACGAACCTCAGGATCTGTAAAACTGCCAAGTGCACAAAGTGATTTTTTAGGTTTAATAAGTTTATTTGACATTTTGTTTCGATTTCGCATTTAAAGTCCATTTACTATATACACTTGACCATACATAATtcacaatatatatttaatttaacacTAGTCCGTCATATACAATACATTGCTGCtgtatatacatgtatatatatatatatatatatatatatatatatatatatatatatagttctCTTACACATAATTAACAATTTAGAAATTGCTCACCTGATTAACGTTTACATTTATGTTTGCCACagtgcttgtttgtttgtttgtatatgtatgtctATGCCTTCTCTGTTTGCCTCTGCTCTTAAACATTTAAGCGTTTTGTCTTTTTCGAGTTAACATTTGATTTGCCTTTGTTTCGTTTGCTAACAACTGCAACTGGAGTGCTCCCGATACATGcctacacatatgtatgtagtttttAAAATGGATTGCTATAATTTGGTAGTTACGTTTATGTATTTACAATCTTCGCTCGGCTCGATAGAACTTCGCCTTGGGAGAGAGTTTGTGTAGAGTGGACGAGGGCACAAAGCGAGCTAGCTTAGTTGGTAGATCGAAATTGTACTAGACAGTGACAGTGGCCATGCTGCAGTTCCCTCAGAACACGGACTCGGCGGAACGGGAAAGGTTGACGGGGTGGGAGGGACTGCGCGCCAGACGCTTCTTGGGAAGATGCTCCAGCAGGGAGAGCAGGCGTGCGAACTGCGGCCGGTGCTCCTTCTCGTAGGTCCAGCACAGCATCAGCAAGTCCTTGACATCCCGTCCAGACTGCAGGTTGGCCAGCGACTGCTTCATCCCACGGCCAACCTGCCAGATGATCGATTCCGCCGGCTGATCCTTGAATGTGAACTCGCCGCAGATTAGCTCGTACCAAACGGTTCCGAAAGAGTAGACATCGGAGTATGGGGTGAACTCCAGACACTCTCCACGCGGCTTCTCCGGCTGCAATGCTCGGATTAGCTCCGGCGCCAGGTAGCACAACCAGTTGTGGGGCACTCCTAGGCCCATATCACAGTAGAGCAGCTTGGTGGAGCTGAACAGCCCAAAGTCCGTGATAATCACCTTGCCGTTCTCGATGAAGATGTTCTTGGTGCGCAGATCTTTGTGGATGATCTCCCTTGCGTGCAGGTAGCCCATGCCCTGGGCGATCTGCTGGGCAATGAGGAGAGTCCGGTTCATGGCAAACTTCTCCCGACGCTGGTGAATATACGTATACAAGGTGTTGCCCTTGCACAATGAAGTCACAATGGCCAAATATGGTGGGTTCATGCAGGCTCCCATGAACAGCACCAGGTTCTCGTGTCGAGTGTTCTTGAAGTTGGCTACCTCGCTGCGAAACGTCTCCAGCATGTGTTCGTCTTGCAGATAGTCCTCGTTGAGCAGCTTAACCGCCACATCTCCGTGCCAAAGGGCTCGATGCACGGTGCCGAAGCGTCCCTGCCCTATCCGCTCGAGCAGAAGCAGATCACCATACGGGATGTCCCATTCCTTGAGTGAGATCGAGTTCTGGCGCCATTGTCCCGAGTCTCCGTCTTCCGTTGAATCCACACGAACGGGTGTCCGGTCCGAGTCCGTGCTGGCACTTCCAGACAAGGAGACTGTCTTGTCGCTGTCATTTGACTTGTGGGTATCCGTGTACTCGCTGGTGAACGGCGTCCTCTTATCCACACCGGCTGTGCTCAATTTTCGCGGAAAGAAACTGcaggtgctggtggtggttgtgCTATTGACCAGACTGCCCGTCAAGGTGGCCGCAGTAGAAGCGTTTGAAGTTTGGCTACCGATGAGCGAGCTCATGTGCCCGTTGGAGCTGCTCACCAGACTATCAAGTCCTCCGTTGGCTGTTGCAGGCGCCGTGGGGAATTGCTCTGGCACTGGTTCATTGGAGATGAGCGATACACCACCGCTTCCGCCACTGCTCGTCACCGTCACGTTGGGAAAGTTGAATTGACTCGGCTGGTGCTTGCCAAGCGAAGGCGTAGGTAACAGATTGGCGCTAGAGCTGCTGCCCGCCTGATCCAGCTCGCGCTCCCTTTGCTGGAACAGCGCCGGACTGCTGGGCGTGGAACTAGTGCAGCTGGAACTCGGCGAACTGCTATCGCCGTGCTGCTGATGCAAGGGCTTACCCAGGGTGCTCTTTTTTACCAAAGGGGATCCTTTCGCCGCGCCATGCACATGCGGCAGACTGGCGTATCCTCCCTGCTCCTTTATGTGCCGAAACTCGTCCACATATTCTCGTGGAAGTCCACAGGAGGGCGGTACGTGCGGTGCGCATGACTTGTGGCAGATGTACTTGCAGTCGGTGCACTTCATCCAGCGGTGAAAGACCTGCTTCTGGCACAGGGTACAGGTGGCCATGAAGCCCAGGGCCTTGGTGAAACGATGCTTGATTGCATGACCCATGCCCACGTGACCCACGCCCGGAGAGCATGGCACCATAAGCACGTTCGAGGAACTTCCTCCGGAGCTGGCATTAGTATTTGGGTCCACAAAGATGTCCGAGCTGGTGGAGCTGTGGCTATCGGGGCTGGGATCAGTGGGCAAACGGTTGCGGGCTAATTGCTCCCCGTCCACTTGCACATGACTCTGGCTCAGCAAGGTCTGGTGCTTTCTAGCTGGCGGCGGGGTACCACGACTCCTCTGTGGTGTTCCATTAAGGCTGCTGCTCAGCCCACTGGAAGGCGTGAAGGGCGAATTGGGTGGCGAGGGCGTAAGGGTTAAAGTCAGCTGGGAACCCTGTGTGCTGTTCAGCTCTTCTGTCGCTGAGGGCGATTGGCGGCCACTTTTGAAGTTGGTGGAGTTGGCCAGAGCGGAATTCTTTCCCTTGACACCATGCTGGCGATGATGGGTTCTCGGGGAGGCGGTTGAATTGTTACCCAGTCCAATGTTTCCCACACTGCCGCGATGAATGTGGGTGGGCCTGTCCCAGGAGTCCCAGTGCCACTGCTCTGGATCGTTGTTGCTAGCCGCAGTACCGCTCTCCAGCGACTCCATGCACTTCCTTAAGTTCTGCATGGCCCTGGTCAGGCGTCGCAGTTCCTCCTCCTCTCGCTGGCTGGGGCTGTCAGCCAGGAGTTGACGGATCTCCTCGTCGCTGAGACGCAGGCTTTGCTCTAGAGTGGTCAGGCGAGCAAGGCAGGCGGTAAGAGTCCCCTGGCTAAGGCCCACTACGCGCAGCCATTGCCTCAGTTCGTTGCCCGTTGTGTGGGGCACAAGCCCGTTGGCCGGGATGCGCTCATTTAGCCGCATCTtcgccagcagcagctcgGAGAAGTATCGCACCAGCTTCGACTCCAGGCAACGAATCTCCTGCTGCGTCAGCGTGGAGCTGATCGCGCACTGCGTTCGCAGGCCCTCCAGATGGTTGGCCGAGAGATCAATCATGTCCTGAATGATAACCAGGTTGCTGTCTACGGACAGCGAACCGGAGATGGGATCGTTGGCATTGGTGGAGCCCGTGTCTGGAGCCGATGCGGgtgcgttgttgttgctgctcatCCTGCTTATTCGCGACGGAGTGGAGCCCGATTGATTTTTTCAGACGCCCCCTCGGGGACTCGACGATTCGATGGGACCAATGGCTGGGACTCCGCCCCGCATTGTGGCCCTCGCCAAGCGACCTTGACGTTCGGTGCTCCGGCTATCGCGCACGCTAACGCCCGCAACTCTAAACGGCTTAGGCAATGCGAAAAAGCAATAATTTGTACAAGTTCCTCGGCTGTTGTTGAAATTTCTCTACACCCAAGTAGCGCATCGAGAGAAGTGTGACCATACCCGGGAGGACTCCTTCTCACTGCACACCAAAATGTACTAAAAGCACTTATCCGAAAAACTTAGGGGCACTCCtctgtatttaaaaaaaatagaacgttaagtattattattcttatgttgtaattatattatgTCTTCGAGtgtatatagcatatatatttcaattctatttgaaaaattaatccagaaattattttcacatttttattttattagtcgAAATaagtcaaatattttaatatttatattttattatttggaaatggaaattaggtagatattattttaatattttaattttataactaaaaataatttttttaagttaatATTTGATGTtccaatttatattttatgatatGTAATATTACGGAGATAGGCGAGTTTTACTTAATTTATTCATATCACCTTCAGGTGCTGGATATTTCCATTAAGTGGCCGAATgacatttatgcaaatggaaatcaGAAAATTGGGGGCCTCGTCATTAATACCACACTTCAGGGATCCCAAGCCATCGTCAATATCGGAAGTGGAATTAATTTGAACAATTCAAGACCAACAGTTTGCATCAATGACTTGATAAGAGAATATAATACCCGTGTCCCGAACAACAAGTTACCTATACTTAAGTACGAGCTACTTATTGCCATGATATTCAATGAAATCGAAAGACTTTTGGGAGAAGTACAAAACGGAGACTTTGATAGTTTTTATGCATTATACTATTCGCTATGGTTACACaggtaaatttaaaacatttttaaaatacatttaatttgcatattacATTTACTAACATGTTTTTATGTACAGCGGGCAATCTGTTAAGATTTGCCTACAAAAAGATCAGGAAAAAGAGGCCGAAATTGTGGGAATCGATGACTTTGGATTTTTGGAGGTGAAATTACCAACTGGTACTATAGAAATTGTGCAGCCCGATGGAAACAGCTTTGATATGTTGAAGGGATTGATTATACCCAAGTATCAATAGTGAAATGAAGCAGATGTGAAAACTCATATTATTCCCCGAACCCTCTAGTTTAATTGGCCCTTAAGCAACTTGTACTTTTTAGGCAAATTTAGGTCAATTTATAACTACGTAAAAACGTTTAtccttataaatatttacaaggTGATTCTTCTTAAGTGGCTTTACGAAATAATAATGGATAATTTAATCCACTAAATTAAATACTGCCAAAGAGAATTATATGTTAAAGGAAGtctcaaaatatttataatgacAGGTACATTTGTTTGTTCCCTATAAACCAGTGTTTGGAAATTACTTCGTAAGAT harbors:
- the ksr gene encoding kinase suppressor of ras, isoform B, translated to MSSNNNAPASAPDTGSTNANDPISGSLSVDSNLVIIQDMIDLSANHLEGLRTQCAISSTLTQQEIRCLESKLVRYFSELLLAKMRLNERIPANGLVPHTTGNELRQWLRVVGLSQGTLTACLARLTTLEQSLRLSDEEIRQLLADSPSQREEEELRRLTRAMQNLRKCMESLESGTAASNNDPEQWHWDSWDRPTHIHRGSVGNIGLGNNSTASPRTHHRQHGVKGKNSALANSTNFKSGRQSPSATEELNSTQGSQLTLTLTPSPPNSPFTPSSGLSSSLNGTPQRSRGTPPPARKHQTLLSQSHVQVDGEQLARNRLPTDPSPDSHSSTSSDIFVDPNTNASSGGSSSNVLMVPCSPGVGHVGMGHAIKHRFTKALGFMATCTLCQKQVFHRWMKCTDCKYICHKSCAPHVPPSCGLPREYVDEFRHIKEQGGYASLPHVHGAAKGSPLVKKSTLGKPLHQQHGDSSSPSSSCTSSTPSSPALFQQRERELDQAGSSSSANLLPTPSLGKHQPSQFNFPNVTVTSSGGSGGVSLISNEPVPEQFPTAPATANGGLDSLVSSSNGHMSSLIGSQTSNASTAATLTGSLVNSTTTTSTCSFFPRKLSTAGVDKRTPFTSEYTDTHKSNDSDKTVSLSGSASTDSDRTPVRVDSTEDGDSGQWRQNSISLKEWDIPYGDLLLLERIGQGRFGTVHRALWHGDVAVKLLNEDYLQDEHMLETFRSEVANFKNTRHENLVLFMGACMNPPYLAIVTSLCKGNTLYTYIHQRREKFAMNRTLLIAQQIAQGMGYLHAREIIHKDLRTKNIFIENGKVIITDFGLFSSTKLLYCDMGLGVPHNWLCYLAPELIRALQPEKPRGECLEFTPYSDVYSFGTVWYELICGEFTFKDQPAESIIWQVGRGMKQSLANLQSGRDVKDLLMLCWTYEKEHRPQFARLLSLLEHLPKKRLARSPSHPVNLSRSAESVF